One genomic segment of Misgurnus anguillicaudatus chromosome 25, ASM2758022v2, whole genome shotgun sequence includes these proteins:
- the skida1 gene encoding SKI/DACH domain-containing protein 1: MKKMEDLESGFEEMQGVKLGYLVIKGKQMFALSQVFTDLLKNIPRTTVHKRMDHLNVKKHHCDLEELRKLKAINSIAFHAAKCTLISREDVEALYFSCKTERVLKSNKRREKTKNSEKLCEDKNQTAARSDFWREKVWLSLHSVPQTFSFKKKAVRQDSAPRPHSNLPQIYSKSFVRDFPPVTKSASTPFKNYETAQIHENCVAFNQKHAFIRHVVNRQPLLYQSAIAAQSKHPSNADLLYKRKRKRENSAKQFWSRSRRSCPVLVVPKCCKPNGSLTQFHHLEHGLYVDPRHNGHFQESCSSDTDTSSISERINNDSDFGSSFSTSSNSGTSDEEEDDSLSDSSDVSSDDESSSQSDSSSVSSQVSVQSIRFRRARFSSLNTKAPLVLQPTFHYRPNLQHISTNQGGTTILDCQRGDKTQKPDFKDSRKDGDAANVQKFCPVVACFPDVREHRGSERVSHLEFSSDPKTSDSNRIKENGLTPIANGNKAFPQQRIPNKCPQALVSHCAPDKGITVCRSSDSKLSLAANAKREAKTSLKLPSPLKSIKAETEEPVSTSGSNNEGNAATKTPPFLLSNVKIKVEDTFDEYEYVNQCKDNDADGKTIRNYFKESDHFKDTIKTTESSVKKHPACNEESRSTLNTPCSDEGECKIVAKGRRNFRTMLLLRKSERTSSRSSAKVDRSPRSAGKFGGSNEECAGASKRKRTSTNVASLKKPFSFMANFPSPPSLVIGSDGDLSPAYSLNSFQSNQLPHRSHPVWRWQLGHSVVPPPPSHKFRKASVIP, translated from the coding sequence ATGAAGAAAATGGAAGACTTGGAATCCGGTTTTGAGGAAATGCAGGGTGTAAAGCTTGGCTATTTGGTTATCAAAGGCAAACAAATGTTTGCCCTTTCTCAAGTCTTCACCGACCTCTTGAAAAATATTCCGCGGACTACTGTACACAAACGAATGGACCATTTAAACGTGAAGAAGCATCACTGTGATTTAGAGGAATTGCGAAAACTGAAAGCAATAAATTCTATAGCTTTCCATGCAGCAAAATGTACACTGATTTCAAGGGAGGACGTTGAAGCACTGTATTTTTCATGTAAAACCGAGCGCGTCCTGAAATCAAACAAAAgaagagaaaagacaaaaaattcCGAGAAATTGTGCGAAGACAAAAACCAGACGGCTGCCAGAAGTGACTTTTGGAGAGAGAAAGTTTGGTTAAGTTTGCATAGCGTCCCACAGACCTTCTCATTCAAAAAGAAAGCTGTTCGACAGGACTCTGCCCCTCGCCCTCACTCAAATCTACCTCAAATTTACAGTAAGTCCTTCGTCCGTGACTTTCCACCGGTCACAAAGTCGGCATCCACACCCTTTAAAAACTATGAAACTGCACAAATACACGAAAACTGTGTGGCTTTTAATCAGAAACACGCGTTTATTCGGCACGTTGTGAACCGGCAGCCGCTGCTCTATCAGTCCGCCATTGCAGCGCAGTCAAAGCACCCTAGCAACGCAGACCTACTTTACAAAAGGAAGAGGAAGCGCGAGAACAGCGCGAAGCAGTTTTGGTCGAGGAGCAGACGCAGCTGCCCGGTTCTGGTCGTCCCCAAGTGCTGTAAACCAAACGGATCTTTAACCCAGTTTCACCACCTCGAGCATGGATTGTACGTCGACCCTCGGCACAATGGACATTTTCAGGAAAGCTGCAGCAGTGATACGGACACGAGTTCCATTTCAGAACGGATAAACAACGACTCGGATTTTGGATCGAGTTTCTCCACAAGCAGCAACTCCGGGACATCAGACGAAGAAGAGGATGACTCCCTCTCGGATTCTTCAGATGTCAGTAGCGATGACGAGAGCTCATCTCAGTCTGACTCGAGCTCTGTGTCCAGTCAAGTTTCTGTGCAGAGTATTCGGTTCAGGCGTGCACGGTTCTCAAGCCTCAACACAAAAGCACCGCTAGTCTTACAGCCTACTTTTCACTACAGGCCTAatttacaacacatatctacCAACCAAGGAGGAACGACTATTCTGGATTGTCAACGAGGTGACAAAACACAAAAACCGGACTTCAAGGATAGCCGCAAGGATGGTGACGCTGCAAATGTCCAAAAGTTCTGCCCGGTGGTGGCCTGTTTCCCCGATGTGAGAGAACACAGGGGCTCTGAACGAGTGTCACACCTTGAGTTTTCAAGCGATCCAAAGACATCAGACTCTAACAGAATTAAAGAAAATGGCCTTACACCTATTGCAAATGGAAATAAGGCGTTTCCCCAACAAAGAATACCAAACAAATGCCCCCAAGCCTTGGTATCACACTGTGCTCCGGACAAAGGGATAACGGTTTGTAGGTCTTCTGACAGCAAACTTTCATTAGCAGCAAATGCCAAGAGAGAAGCAAAAACTTCCCTCAAACTGCCCTCACCTCTAAAATCTATCAAAGCAGAGACAGAGGAGCCCGTCTCGACCTCAGGTTCAAACAATGAGGGAAACGCGGCGACAAAAACGCCACCTTTCTTACTCAGTAATGTGAAAATTAAAGTTGAGGATACCTTTGACGAATACGAATATGTAAATCAATGCAAGGATAACGATGCTGACGGCAAGACCATCAGAAATTATTTTAAGGAAAGCGACCACTTCAAAGACACGATTAAAACCACAGAAAGCTCTGTTAAAAAACATCCGGCCTGTAACGAGGAATCAAGAAGCACTTTAAACACTCCTTGTTCCGACGAAGGAGAATGTAAAATTGTAGCAAAGGGCAGAAGAAACTTCAGGACAATGCTTCTGTTAAGAAAAAGCGAAAGGACATCATCTAGATCAAGTGCAAAAGTTGACAGGAGCCCCCGTTCTGCAGGAAAATTTGGGGGGTCAAATGAAGAATGTGCTGGCGCGAGCAAGCGGAAGCGAACGAGCACCAATGTAGCTTCTCTGAAAAAGCCCTTCAGTTTCATGGCGAATTTTCCCTCTCCGCCGTCACTCGTTATTGGCAGCGATGGAGATCTGAGTCCCGCTTATTCCTTGAACTCTTTTCAAAGTAACCAGCTGCCTCATCGTTCTCACCCGGTGTGGAGATGGCAGCTTGGTCATTCAGTTGTTCCTCCCCCTCCAAGCCACAAATTTAGAAAAGCCTCTGTTATCCCTTGA